The Notolabrus celidotus isolate fNotCel1 chromosome 6, fNotCel1.pri, whole genome shotgun sequence nucleotide sequence acgagtagacagaaaactggactctgtgagtctgaaatatgtttctgttcagttctcttgttgaactctgagccttcacttttatggctgtatgtctgcagagattatgagcctactccacatgttgacatgttttacattttgaacacctcaatacgatccgtagctattcaatactgtcagttctATACATTATGTCGTTAAGGAAagtttgattcaggggaaaaaacccatttggcattgtttttgacgtggTAAATgtccaagttttttttaatgattaatcgataattggtTTCCAAAGaccgatcacagaaaatacttgaaatttacatccctaatgtgGACATTTCTACTTTGAATGAACATAGCCTGCATGTTTAATGTAGTGACCTGTTTAATCCACAGCCTTTTCATTAATCAAAGATTTTACACCAAAAatggatttaaaatgattatatttcttctgtcaaataaagtctgttaCAGGAGCATCTTGAGCTGCGTCCATGGTGACAGTTAACGCTGCAGCCCTCTAAAACACATCTAACACAGCTGTTGATACTCATATTAGACCGAACACTTCCTCTGATGGAGAAGTGAAACAGGGTGAACAGGACGACGTGAATCAGCGCAGCACCTGattgtgtttttctgccttGTCACTGTTAGTGTCAGTGAGAACAGCTCCTGATCATCCCCCGATCTCTGTTCTGTTTGAGTTTACTTCACAGGTCATCCTCAGTTTTGTAGATTTCTCAGTCACAGGATTCCAGGTTTGTGTTTCTTAAATCTCTCTGGCCTTTTctttgatgtttattttctttttctttattttaaagttatattttgggcttttacaccttaatttatagaggagaggatcGTGGATAGTGTAGAaaagtgggagagagtgggggaatgacatgcaggaaagagacGCAAGCTAGATTCGAACCCAGGCCACCTGCTACATGGGAGAGCAACTtgaccattaggctaagtctgctcccttattctttattttagtagtttttaaaaaatggaagaAGTCCAGATCGACCAAATAAAGTCAGACTCCagctcatttaacatttaacatctctTTCCAATGTGCCAGTGTATCAAACATATTTCTGttgcagagatttcacaacaacAGGAGCGAAGATAAGTGCGTCTCCACATTaagaaagctgctgttgttgttgcattgGTAAGTGTGTTTCAGGCACTTGtgggagcatgtgtgtgtttgtttttgtgtttgtgtttgtgtttgtgtgtgtgtgtgtgtgtgtgtgtgtgtgtgtgtgtgtgtgtgtgtgtgtgtgtgtgtgtgtgtgcgtgcatcaGAGAGAGCTCGGTGTGGATCTCAGGCCGTGTCGTGCTCATGCCGGTGTCTTTGGTTCGAGTGAGACTGTAGTAGAAATCCACCAAATCTTCACGAGGTGAAGTGGGCGTGATAAGAGATGAGGCTGAGCCTGTTCGATGCCTACACACCAGTGGGAGCTCAAGTGGGTGCATGGACAGTTGCTTCTCACTGAGTGTGGGTGCTGGGCACGAAAGTAACGACTGCTTTGGTCAGAAACGAGCAGTGACAGTTTGGCGCGGCCAAACTGTCACTGCTTAGGACGCggtgtttttcagtttcagccttcagttctgcgtgtgtgtgcgtgtgtgtgtgcgcgtgtgcgtgtgtttgtgtgtgtgtgtgtgtgtgtttgtgtttgtgtgtgtgtgtgtgtgtgtgtgtgtgtgtagggggggggTTGCTGCTATGTAATCTAATTTCCTGATCTCGTGCTGTATTCTAGCTGCTCATGTGCTGCTTGTTAGTCTGAAGGAACAAAACGACGTCAGTTCTACTTGGTGCAGAGTGGCAGGATTCGATAACCTGCCCCAGGAACCCTTCAGCCAGACACACAGACGCTGCTGTGAGTCTGTCACCGTGTGATTTCCAGACACCACGTATCATCTACAGGGGCCGGTTCTTACCGTCGAGACAGCTGGTCCTCCTTGTCCTGGCTGCGTGAGCTCTCTGCACCCACTGAAGTGgctcctgcaggcagctggctGAGCTGGTCCATCACCTCCAGCCCGTTCTGTTCAGCTATCTGGTGGATCAGGTCATCCACCTGGTCCTGAGGTGTAGTCAGAGTGGTTGCTGAGCTCATGGAGTCATCCATCACCTGGTAGATCAGAAAGGGAGAGATCAAACTGTGTCGGACCTGGTGTGTTTGGTCTTAAATATAGATCATCTGATCAAAGTTTGAAAAGCACATTAAACGCTGAATATCTGCAGCCACTCACCGAGGTGTGAACGTCAAGGTTTTCCACCTGACTTTCAAACTTATCCATGACTGCAGAGATCTTCTGGAGGTCCATGGACTTCAGAGCTTTGTCCATAGCCTTGGTCACCTGGCCCATGTTTTTGGATacctgatttaaaaaacaagctcTTAATATGAGTTTAGGAAGATGAAAATGCTCAACTTCTCCTCCCAACTTCATTCAAAACAGAGAATGATGTGTGAAGGTGTGAAAACAGATGCATGATAACTCAACATTTGACATAAAGTGTAACTGGTTATAGTGTGAAGCAGCATGTATGAATAAACTGACTGAACACAGTAACTTACTGCTTTCATCGTGACAGCAGTCTGGACTTTAGAGGACACGGCATCAACTCGGGATGCCATGCGCAGCCAGTTCAGACCCTCATTTTTTTTCCGGATTGCATTCTCTGCATAGATTCGGGCGACATCCACATTCTTCTGTTGCAGAGCCTGTCCACAGAAACACAGTCggaaacatcaacacagctcaCTTCTGCTGTAATATTCAATATGCATGTACACTATGTCAACACattcagactgacacacagacatcaCTGATCTATTTActtacagtaaataaatattaagaaCTTAGTTCAAACAGGTGGTTCTCTGTGGTGCAGATTGAGCTGCTTACAAAGATCAGTCCtgtagtttttaaaatcaacttTGATTATCATAAATTGAAACATCTCTTTactcttgtgtgttttaatccATGTTAAATATTCACACTGTTTCTTGAGCAGAAGTTTCCATATGTGGATAAACTCCTGACTCCATCAAGTCTGTAATAAACTAATCATAAAGCTTTTAAgagacatgaaaacaaacagcagcattagcagcagctcccTCCTCGTTTCAAATGCATGTGAGCTGTTAGACAGGATATGAGGAGAGACCATCATGACTCAACAGGGAAACATTTCCAGACAGTGAGGCGATAATGACACCAGAAAAGCTGAATGTCTTTATCTCTGAAGCAAACATGCATGTGGAACAGGAACAGAGATACACACTGAATTCAGAACTAAATTATGTACCCCCTTCAGTAGAATCTGAATCTTTTTTGAATATCCAAGACATCAATTTATTTTACAGCACACAAGCAAATCACTCATTGTTTAATGTGCAAACAGAACTACCACCTACTGACTACAATagagcagcagaaaacagaTTAGAATCTGATTACTAAATTAAATGGCAAGTATCAAGGGCAGTAAATGtggttaaataaagattaaaatagaacaacaatataacaataaattgTAATTTAAAATCTAGAATAGATTAGAAAAATACATATATCTTGATattgtattttgtgtgtgtgcaagattAAATTCCATGctacttctttttcatttcatccccGAGTGTTTTGATAAGAGGAGTAATCAGACAGTAAAGCTCGATAAAACTGATGCTGCTGACAGCCAAACTCTCTGAACACCAGGGTCAGATTGTGTCTGTGCAATGtgcaaaatttaacatttactttttttcttcaaaattgtgaaaaaaaagctgaatttgCCTCAAAATGAatttctctaaatgtttccTGCACTAGTGGTTAGGGTAggaatgactgtgaatgttttcattttgtaaaacatttttaaaacacaaacttgaAAGAATTTATTCAGTAATGTAATCAAGTTTCTATTCTTTGTTAATGTCACACAATCAGTTTTAAGCTACTTTATTACTTCAAAGAATACAATCTACTCAAAACATTAAGTGTATGAATGATAGAAGCCATATTTTCCACTTTGGAAAACAAATCCTGACGTCTGGTAggaacagtggtggacaaagtccacGTCTTCATTATTTATGTCAAAGTATAAATACTCcctgtcaaatattactccaatacaagtgaaagttgctctgtcagattattacttgagttaaggtactgaagtacttgcttttaaaaatactgtattcaatagtattcaaagtacttcataAAAAATCTTCATAAAAAATCTCTAAaggttgtattttcacaaagcatgagtgcagtcaagaatacataggagtacattctgttccatcatgtttatttagaaaccattacttgaaatctctaaaaactatactatagaataaaatcagacactaagttactccaagcacagacaccttagtttgaaatgttcatctggaatgaaacaaacgttatgtagctcaacacgctctctcaggttggacagtgaatgtttgtttgtttgggcaaagtgggaaacaaggagaacatttcaaatgatacgtatcatccttcatttcaaaaacctctaacacgggctgaagatatgaccatgggtgctcaggtggagaattatagccatcattaccacctctacatgaactgcctgatctgagtgaaatctgctctgtgtttgctccacgatcaaccgtggagacgcacgatatatacaggtacgactaaaccactgagacaaacagaactacacaaacacagtttactgtcttaggatcagatttcagaaaagagaaggaaactcatcagctgacttcaaagataaagtagtgagtaactagagcattgatagaaatgtactgtagtggagtcaaaagtacaataattgtcttctaaatgtagtggagtaaaagtaataatcaCCCAAAcaaataatactcaagttaaGTActgatactcaaaacatgtacttcaGTACAgaactcaagtaaatgtactttgttactgtccaccactgtgaaAACTACAGCAGTGGAATTAAGGTTCCAATAAGTCCGTCACTGTAACTTAAGTGGTTTGctttgatgataataataataataataataataataataataataataataatacctttattgatatgttttgtgttttatatttgcTTTCGCCAACAGCCCtgacatgataaaaaaatattttaagggATTTTAATGGGCAAACAATGTTAACCACCTCACATAGATGATGAGAACTAAAGTTAGGATGGAAATAATCAGAAATAAATTACTTAagtctaaaaatgtttttaataaacatgttcccTGTTTAACCCACTGACTGGTGGTCATAGaatacttttatatttttcactCAGCATTAATTATCTTACTAATTGGTTCACTGAAGTATAAACAtgttttgaattatttgaaTACCATGAACTGCCACCTGGTAGCAGAGTCAGTAGAGGGAGTGTGTTAGTAAGAAGTAAAGAGAACCAGCACAACCCTGAACAGGCACACCCAAACACTGTCGTCATCCTCTACAGGCCGACTACACCGGTCACATGATGCATTACATCACTCCCAGAGGAAATGATGGAAGGATATTTTCTGTATTGCAGATAACAGTCACAGTGCTTTTATGAATCACCTGAACTTCACGTAGAGCGTGAATGAACCTGAAGGAGTGCTGCTAGTTAGACTACATTAAATACAACCTTTAAATCTTCAGTTTTTACTCTTAACATCACTCCCTTCACTCTTTCATCCGAACCAAATGTAAACTGACTGACTGTAGGACAGTGAAATCATTGTGTGAGGTATGCAGCTTATGTCCTTACCTTCTTAACTTTGGCCTGCTCCTTCTCAGATTCCTTCTCTGCCTTCTTAGCGAGTCTCTCCAGCTGCTTGGAAGTGAACTGTGAAACAAACAGAGGGATAGGTCAATACAAAACCCACCTTTACAAGTTAGATCAAGTAAATTTGGATGAATCCTTCTCAATGATACTTACCCTTAAATTAAAGATCATTTCTGTGAAGACAGTAAAAACAGGATTATAAATGTGGATTATGTAAACTGTTAGCATGTGTTGACTGTTACATATCAATGCTACCACAACACATACAGTAGGAAATACTATTAATGTTTCCACTGAATGCCATAAGCTGCTATATTCATCAGTTCTCAGTGCTTTTAATTCTTAATGTAAACGTAGGGGGGTGTCCAGATGCTAAGTTTGTCGTAGCAttctaatcacatttttaatgacATTCCTGTTTAATATGAGACATCATTCAGCATTTACACAATAAGTGTTCCTAAAACAGAGGCTAAATTAATTACCTGTGCTGTAACTATGGTTACATAAGGTAAATGAATTAACTAAGACCCACAAACAGGTCTGACAGCTAGCCTAGCGAACACACACCCAAGCTAACCAGCTAATAACAGCTATCTGTCTTTATGAAGGTTTATAAGCTTAAAAAAGAGGAAACGATTATCAAGATCGACCGCTAAGTTGTTAATACGACATACCATCCATGTCAAAACGAGGATGAGTCAATGTGATCACAGGAAACAATGTTTTCAGCTGATCAACAGGCTAGTACTGATTTGTTTTGATACCGAGTCTGTTAACGCACTTCCTGGTCCGAGGTaagttcttcttctgtggtattTTAAGCGTCGAGCACACAACGAAGAAGCACACTATCGCCGCCAAGTGGTCCATGATGGGATtcagtgaaataataaaacggaaatatgaaaaacaataaacaaaacacagaacacagagccGCACCCTCTaaaccaggggcgtcaaactcatgtcacttcaggggccacatacagcccaagttgatctgaagtgggccggaccagtaaaatcataacataataacctataaataatgacaactctacatttttacctttgttttagtgcaaaaaagtacattctgaaaatgtttacatttaatgaactatctttatACAAAAatagctgttgtattttttgccatgatgagtctcagaGTGTGGGGCAGAATATGAGattctttaagcactgagacctgctgcgaacacaccaaacacaaaggttacccattcacctgacacagagtgaaatgtttcaAGCAAAAAAGACAgcgattataataatgaagaaggtgaagttgattattctggacccctcagctcctgcatgaacagtttgcttgctggacagtgttgtatgaggggtgtagtgctagtgttagtagtaaGTGGATCATCTtgtagtgctctaaaaagtctctatgaatctcaaccggattatgcaaacagcaagtaatctattttctcactttgagaaaaaaaagtcctggaaaaaacagtgctgttcaggtgcgctccttcagcactatgattttatgtgatCCCCAgaagacaaatttgaaatagtagttacttttattgaaaaattacagttaatgtcttctctgtaattttttcactttgcaaagtcgttatACAaaggccggattggaacctctggcgggccagtTTTAAATTCAAGCTTTTGAGGCTCTGAGTCAAGTCTCCAAGATATGTTCTAAAATTCTTGCTGTATTATGTTTTCCAGTTTTAAATAATGCAGGGTGTGGTCCAATATGACAAAATCTTAATCTAAATGTAATTAACTGCTTATCTGGCTCCTATTCAATATACTTTTCATTTCTAAGACATTACTTTCAAATCTCTGAAACCATCccctctttattttgttttattctgcctCATCATTTCTTAAATCTATGCTTTATTACCTCCTTAATTTCTGCTGCTAATTGTCTCAAAATATCTGGTCTGCTTGTTGAGTGACTGTATCTAATACTGGCTACAGAGGGATTTGAACAGGACTAAACACAATCAGTATCAGATTTGAAGTAAGACGTAGTCTACAAATTGCTTCACTTTATATTCTAGGATTCTGTTTTGCTATTACTACACAGTTGTGCTAAAtgcctgattctgattggtctgtacATAGCAACAGTCCATAGCAACAGTGTGTTATTTCTTGATAGCAGACTGTATGAGGAATAACACTTTATATAAGGGTCCTGCTCCCACTGGGGGGTTCCAGTTAACTATTTCAGTACATCATCTGTATAGTGAGTATTGTTGGGTATAGATGGTTAGATTAATTTTAACTCAAATATTTCCAGTTCCGTATCTTTCTTAGTAAGTGCCAATCAAAAGCATTGTGTTTCCCTGCTCTACTTTTCCCAGCCATGAGGCTTTATAGTGTGTTGTATTGAATGAACCTCACTGTGACCCTGTTTATTTACTCTACTGTTATGTTTAACAACTTATCACCTGTAATGCTAAAGTTGGAGTTGTTCCCAAAAGGCACCTAAATATAAACTCAAAGCCAGATGATGAATGTGATCTAACATCACatcaacatcacacacatacaggttaTCCAATACAGAGCCAATTATCCAAATAAGACCTGTCCTCAGTACACATCTATTGCCAAGGTCACTTCTAACAATAGACATCTTATGACA carries:
- the chmp1a gene encoding charged multivesicular body protein 1a — protein: MDEMIFNLRFTSKQLERLAKKAEKESEKEQAKVKKALQQKNVDVARIYAENAIRKKNEGLNWLRMASRVDAVSSKVQTAVTMKAVSKNMGQVTKAMDKALKSMDLQKISAVMDKFESQVENLDVHTSVMDDSMSSATTLTTPQDQVDDLIHQIAEQNGLEVMDQLSQLPAGATSVGAESSRSQDKEDQLSRRLAALRN